From the genome of Streptacidiphilus rugosus AM-16, one region includes:
- a CDS encoding YhgE/Pip domain-containing protein — MPDAAPQARATALLRSPKLWLMPTILTGLLALLLSLLYMGGIVNPNHDLHALPIAIVDGDQGRPLPGQQQNLGAQITAAVTADTSGKAEWRTLTRAEAQDQLDSGKVYGALVIPADFTASVAALTTARATVRPTLTVLTNPGKGSLGSSLASQITTLAAHQASQTIGRRLTAAAGQADSTTRLLLADPVNVVTQVGHPIGAHSGLGLSAFYYTLLLVLAGFLGGNIISTGVDTALGYADSEIGPWHTRFPTVPIDRTQTLLLKMVMTAAITVLSVSLVMAATIGILDMDASHLPLLWLYSYCASLAVGLGVQAINAAFGGIGQLVSMFVFIVLGLPSSGATVPLQAVPGFYRFLSVFEPMRQLSDGVRAILYFDARADAGLSRAWIMIAVGTALALLFGFGMTRYYDRKGLERLAPQPVQA; from the coding sequence ATGCCCGACGCCGCACCCCAGGCCCGCGCGACGGCGCTGCTGCGCAGCCCCAAGCTGTGGCTGATGCCCACGATCCTGACCGGTCTGCTCGCCCTGCTGCTGTCGCTCCTCTACATGGGCGGCATCGTGAACCCCAACCACGACCTGCACGCCCTGCCCATCGCGATCGTCGACGGCGACCAGGGACGTCCGCTCCCCGGACAGCAGCAGAACCTGGGCGCGCAGATCACCGCGGCCGTCACCGCCGACACCAGCGGCAAGGCCGAATGGCGCACGCTGACCCGGGCCGAGGCCCAGGACCAGCTCGACTCGGGCAAGGTCTACGGCGCCCTGGTCATCCCGGCCGACTTCACCGCATCCGTGGCCGCGCTGACCACCGCCCGCGCCACGGTCCGCCCCACGCTGACGGTGCTGACCAACCCCGGCAAGGGCAGCCTCGGCTCCTCGCTGGCCTCCCAGATCACCACCCTGGCCGCGCACCAGGCCTCGCAGACCATCGGCCGGCGGCTCACCGCGGCCGCCGGACAGGCCGACTCCACGACGAGACTGCTGCTCGCCGACCCGGTGAACGTGGTCACCCAGGTGGGACACCCGATCGGCGCCCACAGCGGACTCGGCCTGAGCGCCTTCTACTACACGCTGCTGCTCGTACTGGCGGGCTTTCTCGGCGGCAACATCATCAGTACCGGTGTGGACACCGCGCTCGGCTACGCGGACAGCGAGATCGGCCCCTGGCACACCCGGTTTCCCACCGTGCCGATCGACCGCACCCAGACCCTGCTGCTGAAGATGGTGATGACCGCGGCCATCACCGTGCTCAGCGTCAGCCTGGTGATGGCTGCGACCATCGGCATCCTGGACATGGACGCCTCGCACCTGCCGCTGCTGTGGCTCTACTCCTACTGCGCCTCGCTCGCGGTCGGCCTGGGCGTCCAGGCGATCAACGCCGCCTTCGGCGGGATCGGCCAGCTGGTGTCCATGTTCGTCTTCATCGTGCTGGGGCTGCCCTCCTCCGGCGCGACGGTGCCGCTGCAGGCCGTCCCCGGCTTCTACCGCTTCCTGTCGGTCTTCGAGCCGATGCGGCAGCTCAGCGACGGGGTCCGGGCCATCCTCTACTTCGACGCCCGCGCGGACGCGGGTCTGTCCCGCGCCTGGATCATGATCGCCGTCGGCACCGCCCTCGCCCTGCTGTTCGGCTTCGGGATGACCCGCTACTACGACCGCAAGGGCCTCGAGCGCCTGGCCCCGCAGCCGGTGCAGGCCTGA
- a CDS encoding SPFH domain-containing protein, whose product MADIVRRPFVSHFRGSPTDHVVHLRRGRMVHQGPGQAFWFRPLTAVLAEVPIDDRELPLLFHTRTSDFQDVTVQASVTYRFTDPGLATTRLDFAIDPASGRWRGAPLEQVATLLTELAQQQAIGLVATLDLNAALATGTAAIQARISEGLAADSRLAETGIGVVGVRVVAVKPEAEVERALRTPARELIAQEADRAGFERRALAVERERAISENELQSRIELAIREEQLVTQQGANERRRAQEAAEAARIATEAEAERTRTTRDAEAAGIRAVGAAEAETEAARFATYAGVEPRLLLALALRELAGQLPEIGTVNLTPDLVTSALARLAGPNGG is encoded by the coding sequence ATGGCCGACATCGTCAGACGACCGTTCGTCAGCCACTTCCGTGGCAGCCCGACCGACCACGTGGTGCACCTGCGGCGCGGCCGGATGGTGCATCAGGGGCCTGGTCAGGCCTTCTGGTTCCGGCCGCTCACCGCGGTGCTCGCCGAGGTGCCGATCGACGACCGCGAACTGCCGCTGCTCTTCCACACCCGCACCTCGGACTTCCAGGACGTCACCGTCCAGGCCAGCGTCACCTACCGGTTCACCGACCCGGGGCTGGCGACCACCCGACTGGACTTCGCCATCGACCCGGCCAGCGGCCGTTGGCGCGGCGCGCCGCTGGAGCAGGTGGCGACGCTGCTGACAGAGCTGGCCCAGCAGCAGGCGATCGGGCTGGTGGCGACCCTCGACCTGAACGCCGCCCTGGCCACCGGAACCGCCGCGATCCAGGCCAGGATCAGCGAGGGCCTGGCCGCCGACAGCAGGCTGGCGGAGACCGGCATCGGCGTCGTCGGCGTCCGGGTCGTCGCGGTCAAGCCCGAGGCCGAGGTCGAGCGGGCATTGCGCACCCCCGCGAGGGAGCTCATCGCCCAGGAGGCGGACCGGGCCGGCTTCGAGCGCCGCGCCCTGGCCGTCGAGCGGGAGCGCGCCATCAGCGAGAACGAGCTGCAGAGCCGCATCGAACTGGCCATCCGCGAGGAGCAGTTGGTCACCCAGCAGGGCGCCAACGAGCGGCGTCGCGCCCAGGAGGCGGCGGAGGCCGCGAGGATCGCCACCGAGGCCGAGGCGGAGCGCACCCGGACCACGCGTGACGCCGAGGCGGCGGGCATCCGCGCGGTCGGCGCGGCGGAGGCCGAGACGGAGGCGGCCAGGTTCGCCACCTACGCCGGCGTCGAACCGCGTCTGCTGCTGGCCCTGGCCCTGCGCGAACTGGCCGGCCAACTGCCGGAGATCGGCACCGTCAACCTCACCCCTGACCTGGTGACGAGCGCGCTGGCGCGCCTGGCCGGGCCGAACGGGGGCTGA
- a CDS encoding TrfB-related DNA-binding protein: protein MTAESDVPGYRSTIEQIREARAQAIHHTRLARQFAVQRRDLMQSLLARGVSQADIARELGVSRQAIQKMLAC, encoded by the coding sequence ATGACAGCCGAGAGCGACGTACCCGGGTACCGGTCGACCATCGAGCAGATCAGGGAGGCGCGGGCCCAGGCGATCCACCACACCCGCCTGGCCCGCCAGTTCGCCGTCCAGCGGCGCGACCTGATGCAGAGCCTGCTGGCCCGGGGCGTCTCCCAGGCCGACATCGCCCGCGAGTTGGGCGTCTCCCGCCAGGCGATCCAGAAGATGCTGGCCTGCTGA
- a CDS encoding SHOCT domain-containing protein — protein sequence MRPYGHGGAGHHGGWFWIFPGITMILFWVLLVIVIVLLWRVVTGRTRGRWAAKAGGAMPPPQAPPSAEQLLAERLARGEIEVDDYHRRLAALRGGAPPAAPPA from the coding sequence ATGCGACCGTACGGACACGGCGGAGCCGGCCATCACGGCGGCTGGTTCTGGATCTTCCCGGGCATCACGATGATTCTCTTCTGGGTGCTGCTGGTCATCGTGATCGTGTTGCTCTGGCGCGTGGTGACCGGCCGCACGCGGGGCCGCTGGGCGGCCAAGGCGGGCGGCGCGATGCCACCGCCGCAGGCTCCGCCCAGCGCGGAACAGCTGCTCGCGGAGCGGCTGGCCCGCGGTGAGATCGAAGTCGACGACTACCACCGCCGCCTCGCCGCCCTCCGCGGCGGCGCCCCACCCGCGGCTCCGCCGGCGTAG
- a CDS encoding NAD(+)/NADH kinase has protein sequence MATAPRAVLVHRRTERETIVAEQGTWGQAEFVQGMRGVSLDEVQQRHDRFTEAMHLASAAVPKHWRRGSVLRDDLDRFLFEPDDVVVVIGQDGLVANTAKYLDGQPVIGVNPDPRAGWGVLVRHAARDLAALLPAVAEGRARTEQRTMVSAATGEGDRLIALNEVYLGHRSHQSARYRLSLPDGRSERQSSSGLLVGTGTGATGWCLSAARQRVAPPTLPGPTDPALSWFVREAWPSPVTGADLTAGLLDSGAGLELRVESEGLVVFGDGIEADCLALEWGQTVRIGAADRRLALVV, from the coding sequence ATGGCGACGGCCCCCCGGGCGGTCCTGGTCCACCGGCGGACCGAACGCGAGACGATCGTCGCCGAGCAGGGCACCTGGGGCCAGGCGGAGTTCGTCCAGGGGATGCGCGGGGTCTCCCTGGACGAGGTGCAGCAGCGGCACGACCGGTTCACCGAGGCGATGCACCTCGCCTCGGCGGCCGTGCCGAAGCACTGGCGGCGCGGCAGCGTGCTCCGCGACGACCTCGACCGGTTCCTCTTCGAGCCGGACGACGTGGTCGTGGTCATCGGTCAGGACGGGCTGGTCGCCAACACCGCCAAGTACCTGGACGGGCAGCCGGTGATCGGGGTCAACCCCGATCCACGGGCGGGCTGGGGCGTGCTGGTCCGGCACGCCGCGCGCGACCTGGCCGCGCTGCTGCCCGCGGTGGCCGAGGGGCGCGCCCGCACCGAGCAGCGCACCATGGTGTCCGCGGCGACGGGGGAGGGCGACCGGCTCATCGCGCTCAACGAGGTGTACCTGGGCCACCGCAGCCACCAGTCGGCCCGCTACCGGCTCTCGCTCCCCGACGGCCGCTCGGAACGCCAGTCCTCCTCCGGCCTGCTGGTCGGCACCGGCACCGGCGCGACCGGCTGGTGCCTGTCCGCCGCCCGCCAGCGCGTCGCGCCGCCGACCCTGCCGGGCCCGACCGACCCCGCACTCAGCTGGTTCGTCCGCGAGGCCTGGCCCTCCCCGGTCACCGGCGCGGACCTGACGGCGGGGTTGCTGGACTCCGGAGCCGGGCTCGAACTGCGGGTCGAGAGCGAGGGCCTGGTGGTGTTCGGCGACGGCATCGAGGCGGACTGCCTGGCCCTGGAGTGGGGCCAGACCGTCCGCATCGGCGCGGCGGACCGCCGCCTCGCGCTGGTCGTGTGA
- a CDS encoding helix-turn-helix domain-containing protein has product MEQEDADLDSLVRKRVRALRVAQGWSLEELATRARLSQSTLSRIENGQRRLALDQLVTLARALDTSLDQLVETASDDVVSSPVIDAVHRMKRWSVRSDPGVTVVRQRFTEPPPDNPARLRAHPGREWLVVLSGTAILLLGNRRYRVETDQAAEFPTMLPHAVGAEGGPCEILGIFDRDARRGHQREG; this is encoded by the coding sequence ATGGAGCAAGAAGACGCCGATCTGGACAGCCTGGTGCGCAAGCGCGTCCGTGCCCTGCGGGTCGCCCAGGGCTGGTCACTGGAGGAACTGGCCACGCGCGCCAGGCTCAGCCAGTCGACGCTCTCCCGGATCGAGAACGGGCAGCGTCGTCTCGCACTGGACCAGTTGGTCACCCTCGCCCGCGCCTTGGACACCTCGCTGGACCAGCTGGTGGAGACCGCCTCCGACGACGTGGTCAGCAGCCCGGTGATCGACGCCGTGCACCGGATGAAGCGCTGGTCCGTCAGGAGCGACCCGGGGGTGACGGTGGTGCGGCAGCGCTTCACCGAACCTCCGCCGGACAACCCCGCGCGCCTGCGGGCGCATCCTGGCCGTGAGTGGCTCGTCGTGCTGTCCGGCACCGCGATCCTGCTGCTGGGCAACCGGCGGTACCGCGTGGAGACCGACCAGGCCGCCGAGTTCCCCACGATGCTGCCCCACGCCGTCGGCGCCGAGGGCGGCCCCTGCGAGATCCTCGGCATCTTCGACCGTGACGCCAGGCGCGGGCATCAGCGCGAGGGCTGA
- the tpx gene encoding thiol peroxidase, translated as MTERTGEAFELDEHLTVLGDRLKVGDAAPAFLLDLMDASDGAIRGVSLADSAGTTRLLNVINSIDTPVCQVETRSWERSLPVDDGRVRVYTVSMDLPFALDRWRQAEDAGHVLLSAHRDEAFGRDYGVLIKEWRLLQRAVFVIGPDDRLRHVEYVADQMREPDYAAALAALR; from the coding sequence ATGACGGAGCGAACGGGCGAGGCCTTCGAGCTGGACGAGCACCTGACGGTCCTCGGCGACCGGCTGAAGGTGGGGGACGCCGCGCCGGCGTTCCTGCTGGACCTGATGGACGCGTCGGACGGCGCGATCCGCGGGGTCAGCCTGGCGGACTCGGCCGGTACCACCCGGCTGCTGAACGTGATCAACTCGATCGACACACCGGTCTGCCAGGTGGAGACCAGATCCTGGGAGCGCTCGCTGCCGGTCGACGACGGCCGGGTGCGGGTCTACACCGTGAGCATGGACCTGCCCTTCGCCCTGGACCGCTGGCGGCAGGCGGAGGACGCCGGTCACGTGCTGCTCTCCGCGCACCGGGACGAGGCCTTCGGCCGCGACTACGGGGTGCTCATCAAGGAGTGGCGCCTCCTCCAACGCGCCGTCTTCGTCATCGGCCCCGACGACAGGCTCCGCCACGTCGAGTACGTCGCCGACCAGATGCGCGAGCCGGACTACGCCGCGGCGCTGGCAGCGCTGCGGTAG
- a CDS encoding SCO1664 family protein — MPVPEADAAASAALAADPATALPLLRDGELTVHGRLTEASNAAFYCTVEADGRSAVCVYKPVRGERPLWDFPDGTLAGRETAAYLVSAASGWHLIPPTVLREGPFGQGMCQIWIEEDPDAPELLSLQPGDTPEPGWHAIGLAEVGPGRTALFVHADDPRLRRLAVLDAVLNNADRKGGHFLSAADGRLYGIDHGVTFAVQGKLRTLLWGWAGEPLDEEATAVLTRLRADLDDAPGSLGASLAPLLTPREIAATRTRVYLLLKEGHHPLPSQEWPSVPWPPI; from the coding sequence GTGCCGGTCCCCGAGGCCGACGCCGCCGCGAGCGCGGCGCTCGCCGCCGACCCCGCGACCGCGCTCCCGCTGCTGCGGGACGGCGAGCTGACCGTCCACGGCCGGCTGACGGAAGCCTCCAACGCGGCCTTCTACTGCACGGTCGAGGCGGACGGCCGCAGTGCCGTCTGCGTCTACAAGCCGGTGCGGGGCGAGCGCCCGCTGTGGGACTTCCCCGACGGCACCCTGGCCGGCCGGGAGACCGCCGCCTACCTGGTCTCCGCGGCCAGCGGCTGGCACCTGATCCCGCCGACGGTGCTGCGTGAGGGGCCGTTCGGCCAGGGCATGTGCCAGATATGGATCGAGGAGGACCCGGACGCGCCCGAGCTGCTCAGCCTGCAGCCCGGCGACACGCCCGAGCCCGGCTGGCACGCCATCGGGCTGGCCGAGGTCGGTCCTGGCCGTACCGCGCTCTTCGTCCACGCCGACGACCCGCGCCTGCGCCGCCTCGCCGTCCTGGACGCCGTCCTGAACAACGCCGACCGCAAGGGCGGCCACTTCCTCTCCGCCGCGGACGGCCGCCTCTACGGCATCGACCACGGGGTGACCTTCGCCGTCCAGGGGAAGCTGCGCACCCTCCTGTGGGGCTGGGCCGGCGAGCCCCTGGACGAGGAGGCCACGGCCGTCCTCACCCGTCTCCGCGCCGACCTCGACGACGCCCCTGGCTCCCTCGGCGCCTCCCTGGCCCCGCTCCTGACGCCGCGGGAGATCGCCGCGACCCGCACCCGCGTGTACCTCCTCCTCAAGGAGGGCCACCACCCGCTTCCCTCCCAGGAGTGGCCCTCGGTGCCCTGGCCGCCGATCTAG
- a CDS encoding carbohydrate kinase family protein: MTTGQEILVLGGSGVDTIVRVDELTVPAGDSVAVPAIRDYVAHTGTGVALGFHVLGRSTAFLDLIGEDEQGELVRARYRAAGLDFAWLPAPAGTPRSVNLVDRQGRRFSFYDGRHPEDVRLPADFCRPRLARAAHVHVSGLGICRDLLGEIQRSPATLSTDVHAWDGHAAWAENYAYGSDLVFMSAATVGDRAPDVLRRILTRGRARVAVATDGANGCWTATRERPEAVHRPAVAPPGPVVDSNGAGDAFVTAFVDVWLRGGDVEAAVLAGSASGAFACTRAGTHERLITRAELDEAVAALR, encoded by the coding sequence GTGACCACCGGTCAGGAGATTCTCGTGCTCGGCGGCTCGGGCGTCGACACCATCGTCCGGGTCGACGAACTCACCGTCCCGGCAGGCGACTCCGTCGCCGTACCGGCCATCAGGGACTACGTCGCCCACACCGGGACCGGGGTGGCCCTCGGGTTCCACGTGCTGGGGCGGTCGACCGCCTTCCTCGACCTGATCGGCGAGGACGAGCAGGGCGAGCTGGTCCGGGCCCGCTACCGTGCCGCAGGGCTGGACTTCGCCTGGCTCCCCGCGCCCGCAGGGACCCCGCGCAGCGTCAACCTCGTGGACCGCCAGGGCCGTCGCTTCTCCTTCTACGACGGCCGCCATCCGGAGGACGTCCGGCTGCCCGCCGACTTCTGCCGTCCGCGGCTGGCCCGCGCCGCCCATGTCCACGTCTCCGGCCTGGGAATCTGCCGGGACCTGCTCGGCGAGATCCAGCGGTCGCCGGCCACGCTGTCCACCGACGTCCACGCCTGGGACGGCCACGCCGCCTGGGCCGAGAACTACGCCTACGGCTCGGACCTGGTCTTCATGAGCGCCGCCACGGTCGGCGACCGCGCCCCCGACGTGCTGCGGCGGATCCTGACCCGGGGCCGGGCCCGCGTCGCCGTGGCCACCGACGGCGCGAACGGCTGCTGGACGGCCACCCGCGAGCGGCCCGAGGCCGTGCACCGTCCGGCGGTCGCCCCGCCCGGTCCGGTCGTCGACAGCAACGGCGCGGGCGACGCCTTCGTCACCGCCTTCGTCGACGTCTGGCTGCGCGGCGGCGATGTCGAGGCGGCGGTCCTGGCCGGCTCCGCGTCGGGGGCCTTCGCCTGCACCCGGGCAGGGACCCACGAACGGCTGATCACCCGGGCCGAGCTCGACGAGGCGGTCGCCGCGCTGCGCTGA
- a CDS encoding histidine phosphatase family protein: MPTLLLVRHGRSTANSSGILAGWSPGVSLDEHGEQQAKDLAERLAGLPLSVVLSSPLDRCRQTVAPLLAARPGQALRLDERLGECRYGDWTGRPLAELAKEPLWATVQAQPSAVTFPGPEGESMRELSHRAVDSIREWDAEVEREHGHDALWLACSHGDVIKAIVADALGLHLDLFQRISVEPASVTAIRYTPTRPYLLRLGDTGDLGGFAPHPRKEGDDAVVGGDTGTR, encoded by the coding sequence ATGCCCACCCTGCTGCTCGTCCGCCATGGCCGTTCCACCGCCAACTCCTCGGGGATCCTGGCGGGCTGGAGCCCCGGCGTGTCGCTGGACGAGCACGGGGAGCAACAGGCCAAGGACCTGGCCGAGCGGCTGGCCGGACTGCCGCTGAGCGTCGTGCTCTCCAGCCCGCTGGACCGCTGCCGGCAGACCGTCGCGCCGCTGCTCGCCGCCCGCCCCGGCCAGGCGCTGCGGCTCGACGAGCGGCTCGGCGAGTGCCGCTACGGCGACTGGACCGGCCGCCCGCTGGCCGAGCTCGCGAAGGAGCCGCTCTGGGCGACGGTGCAGGCACAGCCCTCCGCGGTGACCTTCCCCGGCCCCGAGGGCGAGTCGATGCGCGAACTCAGCCACCGCGCGGTGGACAGCATCCGCGAGTGGGACGCCGAGGTCGAGCGCGAGCACGGCCATGACGCGCTCTGGCTGGCCTGCAGCCACGGCGACGTGATCAAGGCGATCGTGGCCGACGCGCTCGGGCTGCACCTGGACCTCTTCCAGCGCATCTCGGTCGAGCCGGCCTCGGTCACCGCCATCCGCTACACCCCGACCCGCCCCTACCTGCTCCGGCTCGGCGACACGGGCGACCTCGGCGGTTTCGCCCCGCATCCGCGCAAGGAGGGCGACGACGCCGTGGTCGGGGGCGACACCGGAACCCGCTGA
- a CDS encoding DinB family protein, whose protein sequence is MTTTPNVPHTHVAPRDEKAILLRSMERHRDAVLWKLEGLDDEALRRPMVPSGTNLLGLVKHLAAVEYGWFCQTFGVETEELPFDEEDENADLRAAEGESTADVIAFYDRARAASNAVIETTELDAMGTSWAGSPVSLRWVLVHMIEETARHAGHADILRELLDGSTGDHNRGTLPS, encoded by the coding sequence ATGACGACGACGCCGAACGTCCCGCACACGCATGTCGCCCCCCGCGACGAGAAGGCCATCCTGCTGCGCAGCATGGAGCGCCACCGCGACGCGGTGCTGTGGAAGCTGGAGGGTCTGGACGACGAGGCGCTGCGCCGCCCCATGGTGCCCTCGGGCACGAACCTGCTGGGGCTGGTCAAGCACCTGGCCGCGGTGGAGTACGGCTGGTTCTGCCAGACCTTCGGGGTCGAGACGGAGGAGCTCCCCTTCGACGAGGAGGACGAGAACGCGGATCTGCGGGCGGCGGAGGGCGAGTCCACCGCGGACGTGATCGCCTTCTACGACCGCGCCCGCGCGGCCTCCAACGCGGTGATCGAGACGACCGAGCTGGACGCCATGGGCACCTCCTGGGCCGGATCCCCGGTCTCGCTGCGGTGGGTCCTGGTCCACATGATCGAGGAGACCGCGCGCCACGCCGGACACGCGGACATCCTGCGGGAACTGCTCGACGGCAGCACCGGCGACCACAACCGTGGGACGCTTCCCTCATGA
- the msrA gene encoding peptide-methionine (S)-S-oxide reductase MsrA, which yields MAGETQTAVLAGGCFWGMQDLIRRQPGVVSTRVGYAGGDVPNATYRNHGTHAESIEITFDPAVTDFRTVLEFFFQIHDPSTRNRQGNDVGTSYRSAIFYQDDEQKRIAEDTIADVDASGLWPGKVVTEVAPAGPFWEAEPEHQDYLERYPNGYTCHFIRPGWKLPRRAQA from the coding sequence GTGGCCGGAGAGACGCAGACAGCCGTACTCGCGGGCGGTTGCTTCTGGGGGATGCAGGACCTCATCCGCCGGCAGCCCGGCGTGGTGAGCACCCGGGTCGGCTATGCGGGTGGCGACGTGCCGAACGCGACGTACCGCAACCACGGGACGCACGCGGAGTCGATCGAGATCACCTTCGACCCGGCGGTGACCGACTTCCGCACGGTGCTGGAGTTCTTCTTCCAGATCCACGACCCGAGCACCAGGAACCGCCAGGGCAACGACGTCGGCACGAGCTACCGCTCCGCGATCTTCTACCAGGACGACGAGCAGAAGCGGATCGCCGAGGACACCATCGCCGACGTGGATGCCTCAGGCCTCTGGCCTGGCAAGGTCGTCACCGAGGTCGCCCCGGCCGGGCCCTTCTGGGAGGCCGAGCCGGAGCACCAGGACTACCTGGAGCGCTACCCCAACGGCTACACCTGCCACTTCATCCGCCCCGGATGGAAGCTGCCGCGCCGCGCGCAGGCCTGA
- a CDS encoding DUF3090 domain-containing protein has product MPRQVFFYDPPERFVAGTVGEPGQRAFYLQASARGRITTVLLEKGQVAALAERVDELLDEVVRRSGGSTTVPALAPPEMMDSAPLDQPVEEEFRVGTMALAWDESVQLLVVEAQAVVEGEEEGEETELFEDEENGPSLLRVRLSGAMARVFAKRALDLVSAGRPPCPFCSLPLDPEGHVCPRQNGYRR; this is encoded by the coding sequence GTGCCCCGCCAGGTGTTCTTCTACGACCCTCCCGAGCGCTTCGTGGCCGGTACGGTCGGCGAGCCGGGCCAGCGCGCCTTCTACCTGCAGGCCAGCGCCCGCGGCCGGATCACCACCGTGCTGCTGGAGAAGGGTCAGGTCGCCGCGCTCGCCGAGCGGGTCGACGAGCTGCTCGACGAGGTCGTGCGGCGCAGCGGCGGCAGCACCACGGTGCCCGCGCTCGCGCCCCCGGAGATGATGGACAGCGCGCCGCTCGACCAGCCGGTCGAGGAGGAGTTCCGCGTCGGCACCATGGCTCTGGCCTGGGACGAATCGGTGCAGCTGCTGGTGGTCGAGGCGCAGGCCGTGGTCGAGGGCGAGGAGGAGGGCGAGGAGACCGAGCTCTTCGAGGACGAGGAGAACGGCCCCTCGCTGCTGCGGGTCCGCCTCAGCGGCGCGATGGCCCGCGTCTTCGCCAAGCGCGCGCTCGACCTGGTCTCGGCCGGCCGCCCGCCGTGCCCGTTCTGCAGCCTGCCGCTGGACCCGGAGGGCCACGTGTGCCCGCGCCAGAACGGTTACCGGCGCTGA